GGCTTGCGCCTCGGTATTTTGGAAGCAAGGAAGCGTGTAAATTTATGCAAGGAGCAAGATCTAAAATGCCTTGAGGCAAGATCTTTCCATAAGCTGCAACTACGATAAAATTAGGCTTTAAGCTAGAAATTTCATGGATCACATTTTCATCTTTTAAGCTTTTTGGTTGAAAAATGGGTGTTTTTGGTAGCTTTTGCAAGGCAAGGCTTTTTACCTCGCTCATGCTAATGACTTGCTTCCTGCCAACAGGCTTATCTGCTTGAGTAAAAACGGCTAGAATTTCAAAATCGTTCAAAATCAACTCATCTAAAATCCTCGCCGCATAAGCAGGAGTTCCCATAAAAATGATCTTTTTATGCATTGTTGCTTTAGTCAAAATTTAAAAACCCTTGTTTAAAAGCTCATTAAATTCTTTGATCTCTTGCTCTTGGACCTTGATAATGTTTTGTGCTATATCTTGAATTTTTTTATCATTTGAGTATTTTAAGATTTGTTTTGAAGCTTCTATAGCACCTGCGTGATGATGGATCATTGCTCTTAAAAAGTCTTTATCAAGTTCTTCACTTGGCTTTACTTCTTGCATGCTTTTCATCATATCTTGCATGATTTTTGCTTCATCAGCCTTAAATTCTTGGTATTTTTTATCATTCATCGGCTTAGAATACGCATTTTTTGAGGCTAAAAGTGCTTGAAATTCTTTTATTTCTTGCTCCTGAGCCTTGATAATGTTTTGTGCTATTTGATGAATTTTTTTATTTTTACTCAATTCAAGCATGATTTTTGAAGAATCAATCGCCCCTTGATGATGCGGTATCATATTAGACAAAAAGTCTCTTTCTGCGTTTTTACTTGCTAAATTTGGAGTTTTCATCATAGCTTCATGCATGGAAAAAAGAACTTTTGCTGAGTTTTGGCAAGCCTTACTTTGACAAGTATTCATATGCGAGCCATGGTGCGCATGAGGATTTGCTTGCAAATTTAAAGAAATTAAAGTGCAAAATGCGAGGGTTAAAATGAGTTTTTTCATGATTGATTCCTTTGTTAAAATATTTTTAA
The nucleotide sequence above comes from Campylobacter sp. MIT 99-7217. Encoded proteins:
- a CDS encoding DUF305 domain-containing protein, translating into MKKLILTLAFCTLISLNLQANPHAHHGSHMNTCQSKACQNSAKVLFSMHEAMMKTPNLASKNAERDFLSNMIPHHQGAIDSSKIMLELSKNKKIHQIAQNIIKAQEQEIKEFQALLASKNAYSKPMNDKKYQEFKADEAKIMQDMMKSMQEVKPSEELDKDFLRAMIHHHAGAIEASKQILKYSNDKKIQDIAQNIIKVQEQEIKEFNELLNKGF